One region of bacterium genomic DNA includes:
- a CDS encoding DUF1328 domain-containing protein, with the protein MLRWAITFLIIAIIAAVFGFGGIAAAATDMARILFFIFIVLFVLAIIFGSRK; encoded by the coding sequence ATGTTAAGGTGGGCAATTACATTTTTAATTATTGCGATCATCGCCGCCGTTTTCGGGTTTGGAGGAATTGCGGCAGCCGCAACCGACATGGCTCGAATCCTCTTTTTCATTTTCATCGTGTTGTTTGTGTTGGCGATAATCTTTGGTAGCCGCAAGTAA
- a CDS encoding DNA-3-methyladenine glycosylase, with protein MAKLDRAFYNRDTVTVARDLLGKCLVHVVQGNRRVGRIVEVEAYVGVHDKASHSAKGLTTRNAPMFGPPGIAYVYLIYGMYYCMNVVTEAEGHASAVLLRAVEPLQGITERTQGPGLLCRAMGIDKRLNRHDFLSDDFYLTDDAPADFKIVKRPRIGVDYAGAWAKRHLRFYIASNPFVSRK; from the coding sequence ATGGCAAAGTTGGATCGAGCCTTTTATAACCGCGATACGGTGACGGTGGCCCGGGATCTTCTTGGGAAATGTTTGGTGCATGTGGTACAGGGCAACAGACGAGTCGGAAGGATCGTGGAGGTCGAGGCCTATGTCGGAGTTCACGATAAGGCCTCGCATTCGGCGAAGGGGCTGACGACGCGAAATGCCCCGATGTTTGGGCCGCCCGGCATCGCGTATGTCTATCTGATCTACGGCATGTATTATTGCATGAATGTGGTTACCGAGGCAGAGGGGCATGCTTCGGCGGTGCTGTTGCGGGCGGTCGAGCCACTGCAGGGGATTACAGAACGGACGCAGGGTCCCGGCCTGCTGTGTCGTGCAATGGGTATAGATAAGCGCCTGAATCGACATGATTTTCTGAGCGACGACTTTTATCTTACCGATGATGCCCCCGCCGATTTCAAGATTGTAAAGCGACCCCGGATCGGGGTGGACTATGCTGGAGCCTGGGCAAAACGGCATTTGCGGTTCTATATTGCCAGCAACCCGTTTGTGTCGAGAAAGTAA
- a CDS encoding Hsp70 family protein codes for MAHLGIDYGTTNTVVVCADRGRYPLVPHVTDTAIGRVSREVFPSFFVYDISTGCLRFGAEAERSLAEPGAAQRYIPIRSFKRFFRNYVDGMRIATDSIPGGLDMRDTFRQFTQAIYDSVRASGIVGPLEPLEAVLTWPANANGAQRHLTRSAFKEAGFSVISTLNEPSAAAIELADRMVHGNRAKARQLKMTVAVFDLGGGTFDASVVRISTTDYTVLGSAGIENLGGDDFDAVLAELFCEKLKIQLKALTLFQRTMLLMHACREKERLSAGQSRTLTLDPEEIGLSGEPVKVIAATYEKHLAELIEPAVAKLEEVIKTEGNDELETIYLVGGSSRLPLVSKLIARRFPKVKLFTTDKPFSATSMGAAIQSVETMRVHEVFARHFGVIRLADHGTREIFAPVFQAGLRLPARGDAPISAEVRYRPRHNIGRFRYLECTSVDREGKPEAGLRTWSEILFPYDYSLAVNETLTPDQIMPRNDLAGEAVETYSCDSDGIITVQIKRADGQSRTFEVFRS; via the coding sequence ATGGCTCATCTGGGAATAGATTACGGCACCACCAACACGGTGGTGGTTTGTGCGGATCGGGGACGTTACCCTCTGGTTCCCCATGTTACCGATACCGCCATCGGGCGCGTTTCCCGTGAGGTTTTTCCCTCCTTTTTCGTCTACGACATCTCCACTGGTTGCCTCCGATTCGGAGCCGAAGCGGAACGATCCCTGGCCGAACCCGGCGCCGCCCAGCGCTATATCCCGATCCGTTCTTTCAAGCGGTTCTTCCGGAATTATGTGGATGGCATGCGTATTGCCACCGACTCCATTCCAGGCGGCCTGGATATGCGCGACACGTTCCGTCAGTTCACCCAGGCCATCTACGACTCGGTGCGCGCCTCCGGGATTGTCGGCCCCCTCGAGCCGCTTGAAGCGGTTCTCACCTGGCCGGCTAACGCCAATGGCGCCCAACGTCACTTAACCCGGTCGGCATTCAAGGAAGCTGGCTTCTCGGTCATCAGTACGCTAAATGAACCTTCCGCCGCCGCCATCGAACTGGCGGATCGGATGGTGCACGGCAACCGCGCCAAGGCACGTCAGTTAAAAATGACGGTAGCCGTATTCGATCTGGGCGGGGGAACCTTCGATGCCTCTGTCGTCCGTATCAGTACTACCGACTACACCGTCCTTGGTTCCGCTGGAATAGAAAATCTGGGCGGCGACGATTTTGATGCCGTGCTGGCCGAGCTTTTTTGCGAGAAACTGAAAATTCAACTCAAGGCACTCACCCTCTTTCAACGCACCATGCTCCTGATGCATGCCTGCCGGGAAAAAGAACGGCTGAGCGCCGGCCAGTCACGCACCCTCACACTGGATCCCGAAGAAATCGGGTTGTCTGGTGAGCCCGTCAAAGTGATCGCCGCCACTTACGAAAAACATCTGGCCGAATTGATTGAGCCAGCGGTGGCTAAGCTCGAAGAAGTGATCAAAACGGAAGGTAATGATGAACTGGAGACCATCTATCTGGTCGGTGGCTCATCCCGACTCCCGTTGGTGAGCAAGCTTATCGCGCGCCGCTTCCCGAAAGTGAAACTCTTTACCACCGACAAGCCTTTCAGCGCAACCTCCATGGGTGCGGCCATCCAAAGCGTCGAGACCATGCGTGTACACGAGGTGTTTGCCCGGCATTTCGGAGTCATACGACTGGCGGACCACGGGACACGGGAAATCTTCGCACCGGTCTTTCAAGCAGGTCTACGGCTTCCCGCCCGCGGGGACGCCCCGATTTCCGCCGAAGTCCGCTACCGGCCCCGCCACAATATCGGTCGCTTCCGCTATTTGGAATGTACCTCTGTGGATAGGGAAGGAAAACCGGAGGCCGGCTTGCGGACCTGGTCTGAAATCCTGTTTCCATATGATTACTCGCTGGCAGTTAATGAGACCTTAACCCCTGACCAGATTATGCCAAGAAATGATCTGGCTGGCGAAGCCGTTGAGACCTATAGTTGCGACAGTGATGGCATCATCACCGTGCAAATCAAACGGGCCGACGGTCAATCCCGAACATTTGAAGTTTTCCGGTCCTAA
- a CDS encoding DUF3127 domain-containing protein, which produces MNVSGKLIEIFETVKIKESFQKREFVLEFASNPKYPELVKFELVQDKCNLLDNFKVGQEISVEFDLRGRKWTDQKGAVRYFNTLQAWRVSAADGASGGATAEQGAPPMEDTEDFSGEKDGGLPF; this is translated from the coding sequence ATGAACGTTTCAGGTAAGTTGATTGAGATTTTCGAGACTGTGAAGATAAAGGAGTCTTTTCAAAAGCGGGAATTCGTACTTGAGTTCGCAAGCAACCCCAAGTATCCCGAGTTGGTTAAGTTTGAACTGGTTCAGGATAAATGTAATTTACTGGATAATTTCAAAGTGGGGCAGGAAATCTCTGTAGAGTTTGATCTGCGCGGACGCAAATGGACTGATCAGAAGGGCGCCGTTAGATATTTCAATACACTTCAGGCATGGCGTGTAAGTGCAGCAGATGGAGCTTCTGGTGGTGCTACTGCAGAACAAGGAGCCCCGCCTATGGAGGATACCGAAGATTTCAGCGGTGAAAAGGATGGCGGACTTCCTTTTTGA